From Camelina sativa cultivar DH55 chromosome 7, Cs, whole genome shotgun sequence, one genomic window encodes:
- the LOC104703510 gene encoding oligoribonuclease-like, whose amino-acid sequence MDKLSNAFSLLAFADEDAPIASSSSSSVKQEERAKNGSTEVGDYKQPLVWIDLEMTGLNVEVDRILEIACIVTDGNLSKSVEGPDLVVHQTKECMDKMGDWCQTHHGASGLTKKVLLSTISERQAEKEVIEFIKKHVGSGNPLLAGNSVYVDFLFLKKYMPDLAALFPHVLVDVSSVKALCARWFPKEKNRAPAKKKNHRAMDDIRESIKELKYYKETIFKANRARR is encoded by the exons ATGGACAAGCTCTCGAATGCTTTCTCTCTTCTCGCTTTCGCCGACGAAGATGCTCccatagcttcttcttcttcttcctctg tgaaacaagaagagagagcAAAAAATGGGTCAACTGAGGTTGGAGATTACAAGCAGCCACTTGTTTGGATTGACTTGGAGATGACTG GTCTAAATGTTGAAGTTGACAGGATATTAGAGATTGCATGTATAGTTACTGATGGAAATTTAAGCAAATCAGTGGAG GGTCCAGATTTAGTTGTACATCAAACAAAAGAATGTATGGATAAAATGGGTGACTGGTGTCAAACTCATCATGGCGCTAGTG GGTTAACGAAGAAAGTGCTCCTTAGTACGATAAGTGAAAGGCAAGCTGAGAAAGAG GTCATTGAATTCATAAAGAAGCATGTTGGTTCTGGAAATCCACTTTTAGCTGGAAACTCAGTCTATgttgatttccttttcttaaag AAGTACATGCCAGATTTGGCTGCCCTTTTCCCTCATGTACTTGTTGATGTAAGTAGCGTCAAGGCTTTATGTGCCCGATGGTTCCCTAAAG AGAAAAATAGAGCtcctgcaaagaaaaaaaaccatagaGCCATGGATGATATAAGAGAAAGCATAAAGGAGCTTAAATACTACAAGGAAACAATATTCAAAGCAAACAGAGCAAGAAGATGA
- the LOC104703509 gene encoding transcription factor MYB104-like, whose amino-acid sequence MGKVRNDSGSDDDIATEKTFTKGPWTQAEDNLLIACVDKHGDGNWNAVQKHSGLSRCGKSCRLRWVNHLRPDLKKGAFTEKEEQRVIELHALLGNKWARMAGELPGRTDNEIKNFWNTRLKRLQRLGLPVYPDDVREQAMNAATQSGFNNGHSLDGHHSQASLESDSVEIPELDFQHLPLNQCSSYYKSMLRSVPTSGVFVRQNPCFFQPNVYNLMSSSPSYMSTGKRSREPETAFPCTGGSYAMNEQSPPLWNYPFVDNISEQLPGSHLLDDNATYYTPPPEPLIHELPSFQYFNPHEEPGGAQQSNSMQVHESDNTLVQSPLSPSSLYDGLLESIVYGSARKKQVTDTDLESTLLLQSSSLLGHTDEPTTGNTLFSFCL is encoded by the exons ATGGGCAAAGTTCGCAATGATTCAGGATCAGACGATGATATTGCAACCGAGAAAACTTTTACAAAAGGTCCTTGGACACAAGCAGAAGACAACCTTTTGATAGCTTGTGTTGATAAACATGGTGATGGCAACTGGAACGCTGTTCAAAAACACTCTGGCCTTTCTCGCTGTGGTAAAAGTTGTCGCCTTCGTTGGGTTAATCATTTGAGACCGGATTTGAAAAAAGGCGCTTTTACTGAGAAAGAAGAGCAGCGTGTTATCGAACTTCATGCTTTATTGGGAAACAAATGGGCAAGAATGGCTGGTGAA CTGCCTGGGAGAACAGACAATGAGATAAAGAACTTTTGGAATACAAGACTCAAGAGACTGCAACGACTTGGTTTACCTGTTTACCCTGATGATGTTCGAGAGCAAGCAATGAATGCTGCAACACAGTCTGGTTTCAACAATGGTCATTCATTGGATGGTCATCATAGTCAAGCCTCTCTGGAGTCAGACAGTGTTGAGATACCTGAACTGGATTTTCAGCATTTACCACTCAACCAATGCTCTTCCTACTACAAGTCAATGCTTCGCAGTGTTCCAACCAGTGGAGTGTTCGTGAGACAAAACCCGTGTTTCTTTCAGCCTAATGTGTATAACTTGATGTCATCATCTCCTTCTTACATGTCTACCGGCAAACGTTCTAGAGAACCCGAAACCGCGTTTCCTTGCACCGGTGGATCATATGCGATGAACGAGCAAAGCCCTCCGCTCTGGAACTATCCTTTTGTCGATAACATTTCTGAACAGTTACCGGGTAGCCATTTGCTTGATGACAATGCTACATATTATACTCCTCCTCCTGAGCCTCTTATTCACGAGCTCCCTTCATTCCAATATTTTAATCCTCATGAAGAGCCTGGAGGAGCACAGCAATCTAACTCAATGCAGGTGCATGAGTCAGACAACACTTTGGTCCAGTCCCCTCTGTCACCATCATCACTATATGATGGATTGTTGGAATCTATTGTATATGGATCAGCAAGGAAAAAACAGGTAACCGATACTGATTTAGAATCCACACTGTTGCTTCAGTCCTCTTCTCTACTTGGCCATACCGATGAACCTACAACAGGtaatactcttttttctttttgtctttaa